A part of Aegilops tauschii subsp. strangulata cultivar AL8/78 chromosome 2, Aet v6.0, whole genome shotgun sequence genomic DNA contains:
- the LOC109733696 gene encoding uncharacterized protein isoform X3: MMNFTEDAPVKKGSVLLTRMESITAYKNQRGQPRSGTPEQSDTPVSANDMCSLAEWPSHARRNRALLQDEAGGQKKKGRGVLKGFKASKKRFANGSAKLNITFSQKLGGTVGMNYRSFKDDVVAVMKRKLPLIGVRTWSDIHPTIHRLIIADMIDRWDLEDTPETEEKVLKIAKERYRGWRSTLSSTYKAYKTDAARLANLPDDLQPEEWEWMIEYFGTDSKFQDRSQKNADNRKKQKTKHIIGSKSYSQVSFEKRNLETGEEPDCIALWELTHTNDGTWSNTDSQKVYDKALQEVKMKETETEGPLSSEQKNNIFQTAYKDTLECKSSQPRGYGYMAKTSTGSERFRIQIEEQARATVATQEQNSQLSQQVNELEDQLQAERANTQERINLECAEREQLEERLKEECAKRERLLQEERTSRLEFERNMMAKFIELSQQMGTQQVPTKRVDKENSNPNLQNILLQRSSPNKTPGSRPTAISSNALIQAAARHSRMFKAMDPKN; this comes from the exons ATGATGAATTTTACGGAGGATGCTCCTG TAAAGAAAGGCTCTGTTCTCTTAACAAGGATGGAAAGTATAACGGCATACAAAAACCAACGTGGACAACCCAGATCTG GAACTCCAGAACAATCTGACACTCCAGTGTCTGCTAATGACATGTGTTCCCTTGCTGAATGGCCATCCCATGCTCGCCGCAACCGTGCACTACTACAGGATG AAGCTGGTGGACAGAAGAAGAAAGGGCGAGGTGTTCTAAAAGGTTTTAAAGCATCTAAGAAGCGTTTTGCCAATGGATCTGCAAAGCTAAATATTACATTCTCTCAAAAATTGGGTGGTACAGTAGGAATGAACTATCGTTCGTTCAAGGATGACGTGGTAGCCGTAATGAAAAGAAAGTTACCACTCATTGGAGTGAGGACGTGGTCGGACATTCACCCTACCATTCATCGACTCATTATTGCAGACATGATA GACAGATGGGACTTGGAAGATACACCAGAAACAGAAGAAAAAGTTCTCAAAATTGCGAAAGAGCGATATAGAGGCTGGCGATCAACTCTAAGCTCCACTTACaaggcatacaaaacagatgCAGCTAGATTGGCTAATCTGCCGGATGATTTGCAACCAGAAGAGTGGGAATGGATGATTGAGTACTTTGGCACTGATTCAAAATTTCAG GATCGCAGCCAAAAGAATGCCGATAACCGTAAGAAACAGAAGACAAAACACATAATCGGATCAAAATCTTACTCGCAAGTTAGTTTTGAGAAG AGAAACTTGGAAACTGGAGAAGAGCCAGATTGTATTGCTCTGTGGGAACTCACCCACACGAACGATGGAACATGGTCTAACACAGATTCCCAGAAAGTTTAC GACAAAGCACTTCAAGAGGTTAAAATGAAAGAAACTGAAACTGAAGGTCCACTTTCAAGTGAGCAGAAAAACAATATTTTCCAGACCGCTTACAAAGACACTCTGGAATGCAAGTCATCGCAGCCTCGTGGGTACGGATACATGGCCAAAACTTCAACTGGTTCTGAAAGGTTTCGTATCCAGATCGAAGAGCAAGCTCGTGCTACAGTAGCCACCCAGGAGCAAAACTCTCAGCTCAGCCAGCAAGTCAACGAATTAGAAGATCAACTACAAGCTGAACGTGCAAACACACAAGAGAGGATTAACTTGGAGTGTGCTGAGAGAGAACAACTTGAGGAGAGGTTAAAAGAAGAGTGTGCTAAAAGGGAAAGATTGTTGCAAGAGGAGCGAACATCAAGACTGGAATTTGAAAGAAACATGATGGCAAAGTTTATAGAATTGAGCCAACAGATGGGAACCCAACAG GTGCCTACGAAGAGGGTTGACAAAGAAAATAGTAATCCAAACTTGCAAAATATTCTTTTACAGAGATCTAGTCCTAATAAGACTCCAGGTTCAAGGCCAACTGCTATTTCTTCAAATGCGCTCATACAAGCTGCAGCAAGGCATTCTCGAATGTTTAAAGCAATG GATCCAAAGAACTAG
- the LOC109733696 gene encoding uncharacterized protein isoform X1 — protein MMNFTEDAPVKKGSVLLTRMESITAYKNQRGQPRSGTPEQSDTPVSANDMCSLAEWPSHARRNRALLQDEAGGQKKKGRGVLKGFKASKKRFANGSAKLNITFSQKLGGTVGMNYRSFKDDVVAVMKRKLPLIGVRTWSDIHPTIHRLIIADMIDRWDLEDTPETEEKVLKIAKERYRGWRSTLSSTYKAYKTDAARLANLPDDLQPEEWEWMIEYFGTDSKFQDRSQKNADNRKKQKTKHIIGSKSYSQVSFEKRNLETGEEPDCIALWELTHTNDGTWSNTDSQKVYDKALQEVKMKETETEGPLSSEQKNNIFQTAYKDTLECKSSQPRGYGYMAKTSTGSERFRIQIEEQARATVATQEQNSQLSQQVNELEDQLQAERANTQERINLECAEREQLEERLKEECAKRERLLQEERTSRLEFERNMMAKFIELSQQMGTQQVPTKRVDKENSNPNLQNILLQRSSPNKTPGSRPTAISSNALIQAAARHSRMFKAMYLLPLIWGS, from the exons ATGATGAATTTTACGGAGGATGCTCCTG TAAAGAAAGGCTCTGTTCTCTTAACAAGGATGGAAAGTATAACGGCATACAAAAACCAACGTGGACAACCCAGATCTG GAACTCCAGAACAATCTGACACTCCAGTGTCTGCTAATGACATGTGTTCCCTTGCTGAATGGCCATCCCATGCTCGCCGCAACCGTGCACTACTACAGGATG AAGCTGGTGGACAGAAGAAGAAAGGGCGAGGTGTTCTAAAAGGTTTTAAAGCATCTAAGAAGCGTTTTGCCAATGGATCTGCAAAGCTAAATATTACATTCTCTCAAAAATTGGGTGGTACAGTAGGAATGAACTATCGTTCGTTCAAGGATGACGTGGTAGCCGTAATGAAAAGAAAGTTACCACTCATTGGAGTGAGGACGTGGTCGGACATTCACCCTACCATTCATCGACTCATTATTGCAGACATGATA GACAGATGGGACTTGGAAGATACACCAGAAACAGAAGAAAAAGTTCTCAAAATTGCGAAAGAGCGATATAGAGGCTGGCGATCAACTCTAAGCTCCACTTACaaggcatacaaaacagatgCAGCTAGATTGGCTAATCTGCCGGATGATTTGCAACCAGAAGAGTGGGAATGGATGATTGAGTACTTTGGCACTGATTCAAAATTTCAG GATCGCAGCCAAAAGAATGCCGATAACCGTAAGAAACAGAAGACAAAACACATAATCGGATCAAAATCTTACTCGCAAGTTAGTTTTGAGAAG AGAAACTTGGAAACTGGAGAAGAGCCAGATTGTATTGCTCTGTGGGAACTCACCCACACGAACGATGGAACATGGTCTAACACAGATTCCCAGAAAGTTTAC GACAAAGCACTTCAAGAGGTTAAAATGAAAGAAACTGAAACTGAAGGTCCACTTTCAAGTGAGCAGAAAAACAATATTTTCCAGACCGCTTACAAAGACACTCTGGAATGCAAGTCATCGCAGCCTCGTGGGTACGGATACATGGCCAAAACTTCAACTGGTTCTGAAAGGTTTCGTATCCAGATCGAAGAGCAAGCTCGTGCTACAGTAGCCACCCAGGAGCAAAACTCTCAGCTCAGCCAGCAAGTCAACGAATTAGAAGATCAACTACAAGCTGAACGTGCAAACACACAAGAGAGGATTAACTTGGAGTGTGCTGAGAGAGAACAACTTGAGGAGAGGTTAAAAGAAGAGTGTGCTAAAAGGGAAAGATTGTTGCAAGAGGAGCGAACATCAAGACTGGAATTTGAAAGAAACATGATGGCAAAGTTTATAGAATTGAGCCAACAGATGGGAACCCAACAG GTGCCTACGAAGAGGGTTGACAAAGAAAATAGTAATCCAAACTTGCAAAATATTCTTTTACAGAGATCTAGTCCTAATAAGACTCCAGGTTCAAGGCCAACTGCTATTTCTTCAAATGCGCTCATACAAGCTGCAGCAAGGCATTCTCGAATGTTTAAAGCAATG TATCTCTTGCCGCTGATATGGGGGTCGTGA
- the LOC109733696 gene encoding uncharacterized protein isoform X2: MMNFTEDAPVKKGSVLLTRMESITAYKNQRGQPRSGTPEQSDTPVSANDMCSLAEWPSHARRNRALLQDAGGQKKKGRGVLKGFKASKKRFANGSAKLNITFSQKLGGTVGMNYRSFKDDVVAVMKRKLPLIGVRTWSDIHPTIHRLIIADMIDRWDLEDTPETEEKVLKIAKERYRGWRSTLSSTYKAYKTDAARLANLPDDLQPEEWEWMIEYFGTDSKFQDRSQKNADNRKKQKTKHIIGSKSYSQVSFEKRNLETGEEPDCIALWELTHTNDGTWSNTDSQKVYDKALQEVKMKETETEGPLSSEQKNNIFQTAYKDTLECKSSQPRGYGYMAKTSTGSERFRIQIEEQARATVATQEQNSQLSQQVNELEDQLQAERANTQERINLECAEREQLEERLKEECAKRERLLQEERTSRLEFERNMMAKFIELSQQMGTQQVPTKRVDKENSNPNLQNILLQRSSPNKTPGSRPTAISSNALIQAAARHSRMFKAMYLLPLIWGS, from the exons ATGATGAATTTTACGGAGGATGCTCCTG TAAAGAAAGGCTCTGTTCTCTTAACAAGGATGGAAAGTATAACGGCATACAAAAACCAACGTGGACAACCCAGATCTG GAACTCCAGAACAATCTGACACTCCAGTGTCTGCTAATGACATGTGTTCCCTTGCTGAATGGCCATCCCATGCTCGCCGCAACCGTGCACTACTACAGGATG CTGGTGGACAGAAGAAGAAAGGGCGAGGTGTTCTAAAAGGTTTTAAAGCATCTAAGAAGCGTTTTGCCAATGGATCTGCAAAGCTAAATATTACATTCTCTCAAAAATTGGGTGGTACAGTAGGAATGAACTATCGTTCGTTCAAGGATGACGTGGTAGCCGTAATGAAAAGAAAGTTACCACTCATTGGAGTGAGGACGTGGTCGGACATTCACCCTACCATTCATCGACTCATTATTGCAGACATGATA GACAGATGGGACTTGGAAGATACACCAGAAACAGAAGAAAAAGTTCTCAAAATTGCGAAAGAGCGATATAGAGGCTGGCGATCAACTCTAAGCTCCACTTACaaggcatacaaaacagatgCAGCTAGATTGGCTAATCTGCCGGATGATTTGCAACCAGAAGAGTGGGAATGGATGATTGAGTACTTTGGCACTGATTCAAAATTTCAG GATCGCAGCCAAAAGAATGCCGATAACCGTAAGAAACAGAAGACAAAACACATAATCGGATCAAAATCTTACTCGCAAGTTAGTTTTGAGAAG AGAAACTTGGAAACTGGAGAAGAGCCAGATTGTATTGCTCTGTGGGAACTCACCCACACGAACGATGGAACATGGTCTAACACAGATTCCCAGAAAGTTTAC GACAAAGCACTTCAAGAGGTTAAAATGAAAGAAACTGAAACTGAAGGTCCACTTTCAAGTGAGCAGAAAAACAATATTTTCCAGACCGCTTACAAAGACACTCTGGAATGCAAGTCATCGCAGCCTCGTGGGTACGGATACATGGCCAAAACTTCAACTGGTTCTGAAAGGTTTCGTATCCAGATCGAAGAGCAAGCTCGTGCTACAGTAGCCACCCAGGAGCAAAACTCTCAGCTCAGCCAGCAAGTCAACGAATTAGAAGATCAACTACAAGCTGAACGTGCAAACACACAAGAGAGGATTAACTTGGAGTGTGCTGAGAGAGAACAACTTGAGGAGAGGTTAAAAGAAGAGTGTGCTAAAAGGGAAAGATTGTTGCAAGAGGAGCGAACATCAAGACTGGAATTTGAAAGAAACATGATGGCAAAGTTTATAGAATTGAGCCAACAGATGGGAACCCAACAG GTGCCTACGAAGAGGGTTGACAAAGAAAATAGTAATCCAAACTTGCAAAATATTCTTTTACAGAGATCTAGTCCTAATAAGACTCCAGGTTCAAGGCCAACTGCTATTTCTTCAAATGCGCTCATACAAGCTGCAGCAAGGCATTCTCGAATGTTTAAAGCAATG TATCTCTTGCCGCTGATATGGGGGTCGTGA
- the LOC109733696 gene encoding uncharacterized protein isoform X4, whose protein sequence is MMNFTEDAPVKKGSVLLTRMESITAYKNQRGQPRSGTPEQSDTPVSANDMCSLAEWPSHARRNRALLQDEAGGQKKKGRGVLKGFKASKKRFANGSAKLNITFSQKLGGTVGMNYRSFKDDVVAVMKRKLPLIGVRTWSDIHPTIHRLIIADMIDRWDLEDTPETEEKVLKIAKERYRGWRSTLSSTYKAYKTDAARLANLPDDLQPEEWEWMIEYFGTDSKFQRNLETGEEPDCIALWELTHTNDGTWSNTDSQKVYDKALQEVKMKETETEGPLSSEQKNNIFQTAYKDTLECKSSQPRGYGYMAKTSTGSERFRIQIEEQARATVATQEQNSQLSQQVNELEDQLQAERANTQERINLECAEREQLEERLKEECAKRERLLQEERTSRLEFERNMMAKFIELSQQMGTQQVPTKRVDKENSNPNLQNILLQRSSPNKTPGSRPTAISSNALIQAAARHSRMFKAMYLLPLIWGS, encoded by the exons ATGATGAATTTTACGGAGGATGCTCCTG TAAAGAAAGGCTCTGTTCTCTTAACAAGGATGGAAAGTATAACGGCATACAAAAACCAACGTGGACAACCCAGATCTG GAACTCCAGAACAATCTGACACTCCAGTGTCTGCTAATGACATGTGTTCCCTTGCTGAATGGCCATCCCATGCTCGCCGCAACCGTGCACTACTACAGGATG AAGCTGGTGGACAGAAGAAGAAAGGGCGAGGTGTTCTAAAAGGTTTTAAAGCATCTAAGAAGCGTTTTGCCAATGGATCTGCAAAGCTAAATATTACATTCTCTCAAAAATTGGGTGGTACAGTAGGAATGAACTATCGTTCGTTCAAGGATGACGTGGTAGCCGTAATGAAAAGAAAGTTACCACTCATTGGAGTGAGGACGTGGTCGGACATTCACCCTACCATTCATCGACTCATTATTGCAGACATGATA GACAGATGGGACTTGGAAGATACACCAGAAACAGAAGAAAAAGTTCTCAAAATTGCGAAAGAGCGATATAGAGGCTGGCGATCAACTCTAAGCTCCACTTACaaggcatacaaaacagatgCAGCTAGATTGGCTAATCTGCCGGATGATTTGCAACCAGAAGAGTGGGAATGGATGATTGAGTACTTTGGCACTGATTCAAAATTTCAG AGAAACTTGGAAACTGGAGAAGAGCCAGATTGTATTGCTCTGTGGGAACTCACCCACACGAACGATGGAACATGGTCTAACACAGATTCCCAGAAAGTTTAC GACAAAGCACTTCAAGAGGTTAAAATGAAAGAAACTGAAACTGAAGGTCCACTTTCAAGTGAGCAGAAAAACAATATTTTCCAGACCGCTTACAAAGACACTCTGGAATGCAAGTCATCGCAGCCTCGTGGGTACGGATACATGGCCAAAACTTCAACTGGTTCTGAAAGGTTTCGTATCCAGATCGAAGAGCAAGCTCGTGCTACAGTAGCCACCCAGGAGCAAAACTCTCAGCTCAGCCAGCAAGTCAACGAATTAGAAGATCAACTACAAGCTGAACGTGCAAACACACAAGAGAGGATTAACTTGGAGTGTGCTGAGAGAGAACAACTTGAGGAGAGGTTAAAAGAAGAGTGTGCTAAAAGGGAAAGATTGTTGCAAGAGGAGCGAACATCAAGACTGGAATTTGAAAGAAACATGATGGCAAAGTTTATAGAATTGAGCCAACAGATGGGAACCCAACAG GTGCCTACGAAGAGGGTTGACAAAGAAAATAGTAATCCAAACTTGCAAAATATTCTTTTACAGAGATCTAGTCCTAATAAGACTCCAGGTTCAAGGCCAACTGCTATTTCTTCAAATGCGCTCATACAAGCTGCAGCAAGGCATTCTCGAATGTTTAAAGCAATG TATCTCTTGCCGCTGATATGGGGGTCGTGA
- the LOC141041379 gene encoding uncharacterized protein: MGFTREFKEVQVHRNSKLHVIHTNDLHKAATTIEQYERHLQFEHHKIVGVDVKYTNDHGEDQKPALVQLSVGKDHPVLLFQLSAADKNCTKFDNFLADPRYTFVGFSIDGDIEMLGRVGLQIAHFVDIQKEWRVPTATKPLDSLGDGSVILVHDVELTNAEHQRWARMPLSMRHIEYAAKDAYAAYEIWSRLTIIQEGLRRAKLDKEQTRKRARSCGDYDY; encoded by the coding sequence ATGGGATTCACCAGGGAATTCAAGGAGGTGCAGGTCCACCGCAACTCCAAGTTGCACGTGATCCACACCAACGACTTGCACAAGGCGGCGACAACCATTGAGCAGTACGAGCGACACCTCCAGTTCGAGCACCACAAGATCGTCGGAGTTGATGTGAAGTACACCAACGACCATGGCGAAGATCAGAAACCCGCCCTCGTCCAGCTCTCCGTCGGCAAAGATCATCCGGTGCTACTCTTCCAACTGAGCGCGGCCGACAAGAACTGCACCAAGTTCGACAACTTCCTCGCCGACCCTAGGTACACGTTTGTTGGCTTCTCCATCGACGGCGACATAGAGATGCTCGGCCGCGTCGGATTGCAGATCGCCCACTTCGTCGACATCCAGAAAGAATGGAGGGTGCCTACAGCTACCAAGCCTCTGGACTCCCTTGGGGACGGCTCAGTCATCCTTGTCCACGACGTAGAGCTCACCAACGCAGAGCACCAGCGCTGGGCGCGCATGCCCCTGTCCATGAGGCACATCGAGTACGCGGCAAAGGACGCTTATGCTGCGTACGAGATATGGAGCCGCCTCACCATCATCCAAGAAGGGCTTCGCCGGGCAAAACTCGACAAGGAGCAGACCAGGAAGCGCGCTAGGTCCTGTGGCGACTACGACTACTGA